The DNA segment CGGCGTGGGACCCGCGGGCTGCAAGGAGACCTTCAACCTGCTCTACATGGAGAGCGACCAGGATGTGGGCATTCAGCTCCGGCGGCCCCTGTTCCAGAAGGTCTGCGCCCTCACTGCACCTGCCTGGTGCTCACCGCGCCTGGCTCCTTACCTGCAACCCCAAGCTGAGAAAATGAGCAGGGGGCCCAACAGGAGAGTCAGGGGTGTAACACCAGAACAAATGCAGGGTAGAAACCAGTGGGTGGACTGAGCAGGGTTCCTGTCGGCCGGCTGTAGCCACAGCACTCAGCCTCCCGAACCTTGGTTCCCTCACAGTGAAGTGGAGATGGCCGTGATGCCAGCCTGGTGGAAGTCAAAGGCTTTTAGGAGATTCTGATGGGAGACCAGCCTGCCCCAGAGGAAGTGGGGATGTACAGGTTAGAGCTGTTAGGACTTTCTGTCGGCACCAGGCAGGCTGTGCAAAGCACACCCACAAGCAGGGTAGAGCTGTGTAGTAAGGCATCTTCCTGTAGGCTGCCCCTGATGGTGCCCTTTCTTTCCTACTCAAGAACCTACCAGAATGCAGGAGAGGGAGGAGACCATTAGGATAGGATGTGCTCCCGTTCTTTTCCCCCAAagagaaaatgttgaaaagtTTATTAGGAGTAAGTTAATGATGACATGCTTTATAACCAAGCACCCCTTGGCCCTGAGGTGGGGACACCTCAGAACTGTGCAGATCATTCTGTAGAGCCCACAGACAgggtcccagccccagccccagatgTAGTAGCTGTACAATCTTGTGCAGGGTgtgcaacctctctgagcctcccatCTCCTCCTCTGCTAAATGCTGGTGGTACCCATCCCACCTCATAGGATGCCTGCAGGGATTCAGTGATGGAGGTCCTAGCCCGCACCTCCCACATGGCCAGCCCCCCTCGGTGGTCTGTGAGATGTGAAGCATGCAGCCATTTCCGCTGGGTGCATATGAAGTGTGATTTTCtgccttctccccccaccccccacccccaggtcaCCACCGTGGCTGCAGACCAGAGCTTCACCATCCGCGACCTGGCATCTGGTGCCGTCAAGCTCAACGTGGAGCGCTGCTCACTGGGCCGCCTGGAGCGCCGTGGCCTCTACCTGGCCTTCCAGAACCCTGGGGCCTGTGTGGCCCTGGTGTCCGTGCGGGTCTTCTACCAGCGCTGTCCCGAGACTGTACACGGCCTGGCTCACTTCGCCGGCATGCTCCCGGGCCCTGGTGGGCTGGCAGAAGTGGTGGGAACCTGTGTGCCCCACGCCCAGGCTGGCCCCTTGGGCGTACCCCGCCTGCACTGCAGCCCAGACGGAGAGTGGCTGGtgcctgtggggcagtgctactgtgAGCCTGGCTTCGAGGAGGGCCCTAGCGGTGCGGGCTGTGTAGGTAAGGGGGCAGGAGGCTGGATGAGAGCCACAGGGGCTACCAGGGGCAGGACTGTGGGTACAAAAGGGGGTGGCAACCTGTGACCCACAGAAACACCCACCTAGGTGTTTCAGGTACATGGGCTAGGCAGGGTCCCTGGGCCTGTAAGCCATTCGATAACCCAGGTTCTGCTTCCCTGTCCCCCCAGCCTGCCCCCAAGACTCCTACCGTGCTGACACAGACACCCCCAGCTGCATCGCATGTCCCCAGCACAGCTCGGCTGCCTTGGAGGGGGCCACCGTCTGCACCTGTGACAGCGGCCACTACCGAGCCTCTGGGGAGGGCCCCCAGGTGGCCTGCACACGTGAGTGGGAGGCTGGACCTGTCAGACAGGGGTACACAGGTCTTGTGCTGAGCCCTTGCTGGGGTCAGAAGTTTCTCGAGCTTCTCATAATCAAGGACAGACACAGTCCCTCTTTGCCCCTGTCGTCCCTGGAAGGGTTCAGCCATGTCTCCCCCCAAGGCCTCTAGAGGACCAGACCTTCCAGACTGGGGTGCGGGCCTGAGGTGGGCGTGGGGGAGCACTGAGCTGGCACTGCTGATGGCCCTACCCTCCCACAGGTCCCCCCTCAGCCCCCCGAGACCTGAGCTTCTCTGTGTCCGGGACTCAGCTCTCCCTGCACTGGGAACCCCCAGCAGACACAGGGGGACGCCAGGATGTCATGTACAGTGTGGGATGCTCCCGGTGTCCGGGGACAGGCCCAGATGAGGGCCCCTGCCAGCCCTGTGGAAGTGGCGTGCGCTTCTCCCCAGGGGCCAGCGGGCTCCCCCAGCCAGCTGTGCACATTGACGGCCTTGAGCCCTACGCCAACTACACCTTTGAGGTCGGTGCCCAGAACGGGGTATCAGGGCTGGGCCATTCCGGGCCTGCCAGTGCCACGCTCAGTGTCAACATGGGGCATGCAGGTGAGGCCCGGCAGGTGGGCTGGTGAGGGGCTCCTGACCCACTCCTCTGCCTCACTCAACCCTGCCTGTCCACCCAGAGCCACTGGCAGGCCTGTCCCTGCAGCTGGTGAAGAAAGCACCACGCCAGCTGGAGCTGGCCTGGTCAGGGGCCCAGCCTCGAAGTCCTGGGGGCAACCTCACCTATGAGCTACACGTGCTGAACCAGGTCAGGAGAGATGGGCGGCGGGGCGGGGTGGGTGTGTGGACCACCTCACAGTGGGAGCCATCCACCTTCTCAGGCCTgttcccagcccctccccacagGCTCCTGAGACCTCTGTCACGTCCTGGGCTGAGAGGCCCAGCCGGGTAACACAGCCCCCACCTGCAGGATGAAGAGCGGCACCAGACAGTTCTGGAGCCCAGGGTCTTGCTGACCGAGCTGCAGCCGGACACCACATACATCGTTAGAGTGCGCATGGTGACCTCGCAGGGCCCTGGTCCCTTCTCCCCCGACCACGAATTCCGGACCAGCCCACCAGGTAAGCTCCCTGTGTTCTGCCCCAAACACACATACCTGTCCCCTGCTGAGCACCTCAGCCTTATTCCCCTGGGCCCTCCTCTTCCTCTGCAAGCACACAtgagcacacatgtgcacacacatgcacacacacatgcatacacacacgtgGGCACATGTACACCTGTACATATTCCATGTATTACAAGCACATGTTTgtacatgtacacatatacatgcacacacatacatatacacacatggatGCACTTGTGTGTGTGATACCCAGCACACATGCAAGCACGTGTGCACACaggcatgcatgcacacatgtacacatgcatacaagcacgcacacacatgcacacgtgcacacacacatctcCCCTGTACAGGGCATGCACCTGGCCTGCTCAGCCACCTGCTGGTGTGCACCATGTCCTGCCCCCAGTCCCCCACTGAGCCCGCACCTGCCCTCAGCTTCCAGGGGCCTGACAGGAGGGGAGATCATGGCCATCGTCTTCGGGCTGCTGCTGTGCACGGCACTGCTCCTCGGGACCCTCATCTTCCGGTCCAGGTACTGCTGCTGGGCTCACCCCCACCCTGCCCATCCTGGGCCCCTTTACCAGCCAGGAGCTCCATGTACAGCTCTGCAACCCTCCCCGTACCCAGTGTGCCCCACACTCATCCTGATCTGCCCCTCGTCCTGGGGAGAATTCAACCCAAGCCCAGTGGGTCTCCAGGACCCAGGCTTTCCCCAAGAGCCTGAGGTGGGCCTGGGGCCTGAAGGAGCTGCCCCCACCCCACAGGAGAGGGCAGCAGAGGCGGCAGCAGAGGCAGCGTGAACACGTCACCGGTGTAGACCGAGGTGAGCCAGAGCATCTATGtgtatgcacatgtgtgcacatacatgcatgcatgtgtgagcctgtgtgtgtgcctttttgtgcatgtgcatgtatgtacatgcctgtgtgcatgtgtacaccTGTCTACGTGCACTGTGTGTACATAAGCATCTGTGTGCCtttgtgtgtacacatgtatgtgtgcatgtgtgtgcacatgtacgcATGTGTGGGTTCGTGTGTGGTAGGGGGTAGTAGGAAGGAACCCAGGGCCCCACATGTGTTAGGCCAGCTCTGGGGCCACGTGGAGTTCCCTGGCCCTGGGATCTGTGTCACCACCTAATTAACTGTGGTCGATTACCTCAACGCCTGGCCCCGGGGGTGTGGGTACTGTTATCTGTCGGCTGTTGTGCTGTGGCCCCACCAGGCTCTGGGCAACGTCCCCACCCACTGGCTGGGCCTGTGGGCTGGGGCTGGGCATGAGGGCCAGCCTGGGTCCTTGAGGTCTTGAGGCATGTGGGCTTCATGCTGGTCACCTCATTAGGGTGTCCATTCCAGCCATGAGCTGGGTGAGGACTGTCTGGGAACGAGGCGTGAGTGAGTGGAGGGGCCTGGAGCAGGCATGCAGGAATGTGAAGTGCGGGTGCTGAGCCATGCAGAGAATGGGCAACTTACCTGCTAGGGGGGCATGTGGCCTAGGAGGAGAGGACACAGGGGCTCAGGGCATGGACAGAGGGAGGGGGCTGATGAGGAGCCCTGCTCACTAGGAGAAGAACTTCAGCCCAGTTCACCTCAGGGAAGACAAAACTATGGAACCAAGACCCCTCTTCTCACCACCTCCAGCtgtggggtccctgagctgagccTCTTGTCCCCACAGAGGACATGCCCTGATGTCCCTGAGCTGAGTGCCCTGTCCCCACAGAGGACATACCCTGGGGTCCCTAAGCTGAGAGCCCTGTCCCCACAGAGGACATACCCTGGTGTCCCTGAGCTGAGTACTCTGTCCCCACAGAGGACAAGCTCTGGCTGAAGCCATATGTGGACCTCCAGGCATATGAGGACCCTGCCCAAGTTGCTCTCGACTTCACCCAGGAGCTCGACCCCACTGGGCTGGTCGTGGATACTGTCATCGGGGAAGGTGAACCCCCCTGTGCCCCACAGTCAACCCCCTGGGGTGGCTCAGAGCTGCCTCACAGGCCCCGCCTacctcccaccctcctcccccgTGGGGCCCAGCTGACCCCTCCATAGCCAAATGTCCCCTGTGGGTCCTCTCTGTTCCACTCACCATCACTCCCAGCCCTTACCCAGGGTCCAGGTCAGCCCTCCTCCACACAGGCATGTGCTTCCGAGGTTTCTGACAGAGTGCTCACATGCTGTCTATGTTCCCAGAGGTGTGGCTGTGTGGGCTCAGGCTGTTCCCAGAGGATTCCCAAATGTGGGAGAGAGCCAGTCTCCCAGCCCCACATTCCACCCCCTAGGGCCGTGTCCTTGGGCTGCCCTGGTCCCTTGGGCCACCAAAGGAAATGGATCTGCCCAGAAAACAAAGTGTGGCAATATGCTTGCCAACTGTGCGGCTGGGCCATGCTGTGACCAAGGGGCCCGCGGGAGAGGGGTGGCGATGGCCGCCTGCCCCAGCCCTCTGCCCTGGCCCATCTGTCCCCAAAAGCCATGCTTGGCACGCTTTCACCGtgtcctctgagcacttcttTAAGGACATTGTTGGGGGCAACGCTCACTCCTGTTACGGATCCCTGGCCCCCTGGCCCTGGATGGGCAGCGGCATTTCTGACCCTCCAAAGACAGCAAAAGGGCACGAGGGCTAGAGCCCCTCAATGTCCTTGCGGTGACCCTGCTCCCCCTACCCAGGAGAGTTTGGGGAAGTCTACCGAGGCTCCCTTCGGCTCCCCAGCCAGGACTGCAGGACAGTGGCCATCAAGACCTTGAAGGACACATCCCCTGACGGCCAATGGTGGAACTTCCTCCGGGAGGCAACGATCATGGGCCAGTTCAAGCACCCACACGTCCTGCGGCTGGAAGGCGTAGTCACCAAGAGTACGGGGGGGGGGGCGTGGTCCCCAGatcggggagggggaggggaggggggctgAGGCCCCCAAGCGGAGCGGGAGATGTGAGGTCAGCGTGGGGGCTGCCATGACCCTGCGTGTGCCCTGCCCCAGGAAAGCCCATCATGATCATTACGGAGTTCATGGACAATGGAGCCCTGGACGCCTTCCTGAGGGTGAGCAGGGTACATGGCAGCGGGAACACACGGAGCCCTGGGGCCCTGCCCTCCCCTGATGCACCCACCCCTGCTGCAGGAGCGGGAGGACCAGCTGACCCCCGGGCAGCTGACAGACATGCTACGGGGCATAGCGTCTGGCATGAGCTACCTCAGTGACCACAACTACGTCCACCGGGACCTGGCTGCCAGGAACATCCTGGTGAGCCAGAACCTGTGCTGCAAGGTGTCGGACTTTGGCCTGGCGCGCCTCCTGGACAACTTTGACGGCACCTACGAAACCCAGGTGTGAGCCCTGCGAGCACTACagacacccatgcacacacatgcacgtggtcacacaccatacacaagacagatgcacacacatgcacatgcacacaatcacacaccacacacagcacacacgcCATACACAGCGCACATGCATGTGGTCACACGCCATACACAGCACACATGCACATAATCACCACACACACGCATGTGGTCACACGCCATACACAGCGCACATGCACACAATCATATATCATATACAGTACACACACATGTGGTCACACGCCATACACAGCACACGTGTACACACAAGCATGTGGTCACACACCATACAGAgcacacatgcatgtacatgcATGCAGTCACGTATCATATAtagcacacacgtacacacacatgcatgtggtCACACACCATGTATAGCACATGTGCTCACACAGGCACATACATGCAGTCACAATGCATGCACAGTTAGCACACATACAGTACACATGTGCAATGTGCATActcgtgtgtgcacacacatgcacatagagCACATGCATGCAGTCATATACCACAGTGCATGTGCACACAGTACATGTATGCAGTCACACACCAAACAGTGCatgtgcacatgtacacacatgcacattcaTGCACATGcttatgtgtgcacacacacggaCATATGCATGCAGTTACACACCATACACACggcatgtgtgtgcatacatgcatgcacatgcatgcacacatagtACAGGTGTGTACACACAGAGCACACACACTTGTGCACATAcagcacacacagcacacacaggtGGCATACATCCACAAGGACAAGGATGGTGCCTGTGTGGACCCCATTGCTCTCTAGCCCTTCCTGTGTGCTTCTCTTCGCCATCTCCACACCTGTGTCCCTCGCATCCACTAGGGAGGGAAGATCCCCATCCGCTGGACGGCCCCCGAAGCCATTGCCCACCGGACCTTCACCACCGCCAGCGACGTGTGGAGCTTTGGGATTGTCATGTGGGAGGTGCTGAGCTTTGGGGACAAGCCCTACGGGGACATGAGCAATCAGGAGGTGAGGCTGCATGCCTACCCCCAGATCTCCCCAGCACACTCCATCTTCTCCCGGGTCCTTCTGTGGCCCTTTGCTTAATACCTGATTTCATCTCCCTGACACCCCACTTTGCAGCCTCCTTCATCTGCCCTCCCATGCCCTGCTCTCGTTGTCACCCCACCTGGCCAGGGCTGTCTCAAGGCCCCTACGATGCCTCGTGTGGACGTAGTTTGCCCCCGGGCCACCAGGCAAGCGTCCCCTGGGCATCCCCTCCGCAGGTGATGAAGAGCATCGAGGATGGGTACCGGCTGCCCCCACCCGTGGACTGCCCAGCCCCACTGTACGAGCTCATGAAAAGCTGCTGGGCCTATGACCGGGGCCGTCGGCCCCCCTTCCACCAGCTCCACGCCCACCTGGAGCAGCTGCTGGCCAACCCCCACTCACTGCGCACTATCGCCAACTTTGACCCCAGGTACAGTCCACCAAGGACAGGGCCTGCGAGCTCCGGACAGAGCCCAGAGCATGAGCCCTGAACCTCACCCCAGGGCCGTGTACTATGAGAGGAGGGCCATCTCTCCCTGGAGAGCCCCCAGCTGGATACAAGGCAGGAAGCAACCCCAGGGTGTGCACACGGGAAGGGCAGGGCAGGTTTTTAAAGGAGCTGCCTGGAGGGGCCGGCGGCAGACTGCCCACACTGGCAGGTCAGCTGCAGCCAGGCCCTGGGTGGAGGTCCCCATCCCCGTCCATACCCTGCACTGTGTGCCACAAGCCCCATCCTCCCCATGGAGCTTCTGAGGCTGCTGGACTCAGGAGGCAGGCCTCCCCACCCCTTCACAGGGTAGAGGGTTCAGGAGAGGGTCACCCACTGGGCACATTTGGGAGGACCTGCTGTGTTCTGATGGGGCCCttgggtggcacacatggtttGTCCTTGACTacgaatcaaaaggttggtagttcaaaccacccagaggcactgcaaaagaaaggcttggctttctgcttccataaaccttacagccaagaaaaccctatggagcacaattctactctgacacagggggtcgccaggagttagaACTGGGTGGGTGGCAACGAGTTTGGCGTTTTTGGTTTGCTGTGTGCGGAGTCTTGGGCTTGGAGAGAGAGCCATGCTCAAATCAACATCTGCTCCAGGGAGCACGGTCGGTAACCCTGAGGTGGGGAAGACGGTCTGAATAGGCAAATGCAGGCAGTGGGGGTGTGCTGTGACAGGGTGGGGGGCAGCGTCCCGGAGTCTGGGGCTGAGGATCAGCCAGTTGCAGGTTGTCCGGAAACCTGAGGCCAGGAAGGCTGGAGAAGTAGCTGGTCAGGGCTGGAAGGCCAGCTGGCCAGGCACTTGGACTTCACCCCGGGTGCAAAGAGTAGCAAGTGACCACTGTGTGAGAGCTGCCCATGGCAGTGACATGGTCAGATTGCATTTCACCAAAACCACTGCCAGAATGTGTGGAAGGACCTGGGGCGGGGGTGCGGTGAGGCAGGGGAGACAGCCATGGCTGCACTTCAAGAACTTTCTCAGAGCTGGCCTTGGGCTCCAACCACCATAGATAACGCTGTGTCTCTAAGAAAATATCCTCCTAGTTCCAACTTCTGAAGCTATCTTTTGGAACACAGCTCCCCACACACTGGAGACTGCATGTGCTAATCTTTCTGGAATGCTGGATTTTTTTCCCCGGCAGATTTGCCCTGCTAATGGTTTTGGCTCTGGTTGGCGCCAGCACAGGAACGCTCTTTGTGCTGTGGGTGTTGAGTCAAGAATAACAGAAGATGGCCCCACACTCAATGGCCACCCCAAGAGCAGCTGGCTAGCCCCAGGCCTCCGCTGCCTGCCCTCTGTCCCCAGCTGGGCCCTCAGTACTTCCTGTCTCTGCAGAGCTGGCCACTTGGGGAAGATGGGCTGGTGGTCCTGGTGTTAAGGAACAGCAGGGCTAGCCACCAAGCTCCCTGGTGTGGGCAGGGCTGTCGGCCGCCCACTGTGGCCAGCATGCCAGGAAACAGGCTTACAGACAATAGCAGCTAGTCCCCAACCTCCTCGGGGAGCTGTGTGCTCAGATGCCCCACCAGACTTGAGTGGGGCTGCAGAGGGCCCAGAAGGCCGCTCTGATTCAGCAAAGCTGGGTGTGCGGGCAGAGGACAGCCCCATACCCGGGCGATGCAGTCCTGTACCCCACACCCTATGCTGCAGCCCTGTATCCCTCTCCCCCCATCCACCCATAAGTAGTCCTGCACCCCCACGCTAACAAAGCCCCACATGCCAccatccccctcccccacacctgCAGCCCTGTACCCCCGTTCCTGCCACAGCCCCATGCTCCCCTATGACCCGGCCTTGCACCCCCAGGGCAATAGCCCCATGTCCCCAGTGAAGCAGCCCCGTACCCGCAGGTGACGCAGTCCCATGCTCCCCAGGGTGACCCTCCGCCTGCCCAGCCTGAGTGGCTCGGACGGGATCCCGTATCGCAGCGTGGCGGAGTGGCTGGAGTCGATTCGTATGAAGCGCTACATCCTACACTTCCGCTCCGCTGGACTAGACACCATGGAGTGCGTGCTGGAGCTGACAGCTGAGTGAGCACGAGCGAGCGGGGACCGGAGCGGGGGTGGGGGTCAGACCAAGCCCTCCATGCTGTGCCCTCACTCCCCTGTACCCTGCAGGGACCTGACACAGATGGGCATCACGCTGCCCGGGCACCAGAAGCGCATCCTTTGCAGTATTCAGGGGTTCAAAGACTGAGCCGTCTCCTTGCTCAAGGAGCCAGGATTCCTCCGCAGCGCACCCCACCCCCGCCGGGCTGGTCGGGCCTCTGGTGCTGCACTCACCCCCGTGGCCCACTGGGCCAGGCCTGGGGAAGGGGAGGAGTCAAGGGTGATGTGGAGGGCCGGGGTTTAATATATGAACACACAtatctatttttgtaaataaacagGACTGAGTTCTCCCCCTTACTCCATTCTTCACCCCACCGGCCCCATCCCATCCTGAGGGCTGCAGGCACCACACAGCAGTCTACCGGCGATTCTGGAAAAAGGTTCTTTATTGCAGCTGTGGCCACAGCCTGGCGGGCAGCATTGGTGGGGGCAGGCCATCCAGCCCCCAGGCTCTGCACCCTCCCTCAGAAGCAGGGTGCTGGGCTTGCAGCGGTGAAAGCAGCACAAAGGcctggtgcccctgggtgggtggctgggtgtgGGGGTCATGGGGCCCCGCAGGGTGGACAGGGGAGGGGGCCAAGAGCCCAGGGCTTGGGCCCTGCAGCCAAAGAGCAGGGGGGTTGCTATTCAGGGCCCTGAGTCCCAGAGGGACTAGAATGAAGGTGGGGTTGGAATGGGGTCAGCCTGAGAGGGTGGGCCACGGCCCAGCAGACTGGCCCTCAAGTCTGGGCCCGGGCCGTGTGGCACTTCCGGCAAAGCACGTGTCCATCCAGGGGGAAGCAGCCGTCGTCGTCGGCCTCGATGGACAGAGGCTTCCCACAGTCCTGGGGGGATGGGACAGTGAGCCCTGGCTGCTTCTCACTCCCAacacccctccacacaggagctccCCAAGGCCACCTCTGGTCCCCCACTTCACACTGCTGGATGGGCGGTGGGCAGGGTTGGTCCAAGATGACCCCTATTCTTCCAGCCTCTCCCACCATCCTGACCGCCTTCCTCTCACCAATGGGCTGACCCGACCCCTGCACAACAGATCACAGCCCCTGGCTGGCCCTCATGGTGTACCCACAACTCAGGTGACCTCACAGAAACCCACACTAGGGTCAAGAAGGCCCAATGACTCCAGCCCCAAGATGAAAAGGGCCTTCCCCACCCTGTTGGTGAGCAGTGCCCCACCCCCGCAATGTGACCAGGAAGCAGGGACCCGGACCTCGCACTTGTAGCACTTCATGTGGAAGTTCTTGTCCAGGGCCACCACCCGCACAGTCTCCTCTCGGCCAGGCTCCGGCATGATGGGCTCAGCACAGACGGAGCACCTCGGGGCATACTGCCTGGGGGGCAGAGGGGCGTGTGGTCAGCGCAGGGGGAGAGAAGACGGAGCACCTCCAGGCATACTGCCTGGGGGGCAAGAAGACAGAGCACCTCCAGGCATACTGCCTGGGGGGCAGAGGGGCACGGGGTCTGCGTCGGGGGAGAGAAGACGGAGCACCTCAGGACATACTGCCCCCGGGGGGCAGAGCGATGCAGGGTCAGCATGTGGGGTACAGGTGAAGGGGCGCAGGGTCAGCATGGGGGGGCACAGTTGAAGGGGCACAGCTCCCTACACACACTATGTCCTACATCCCCCATGGGGAAGCTTGTGGGAAGCAAGGACCTGCCTCCATGACTGGCCCCCACCAGGGGTGTCCACCTCTCCCGCACCCCCCAGGTGCCATCCTGACACACCTCCGCTGccctccctccactcccctcAATCCCGCCCACACATGGGAGGGGTCTTCCCACCCTCCCAGTCCTGGACCCTTGCCCAGCCCAGCTCTGGGGAGCCTGCAGTCCTCCGCCCTCCATCAGGGGGCTACAGGGAGCCTTGGGGCCTGTAGTGGGAGGTCAAGTCCTGACCCTGAGATGGGGTCCTCCAATGTGCACCTCAAAAGCACAGAGGAGCACAAGATCCAA comes from the Elephas maximus indicus isolate mEleMax1 chromosome 8, mEleMax1 primary haplotype, whole genome shotgun sequence genome and includes:
- the EPHA1 gene encoding ephrin type-A receptor 1 isoform X1 — translated: MERRWPAGLGLLLLLLLPCALWPPGARAEEVTLMDTSTAQGELGWLLDPPEDGWSEVQQMLKGTPLYMYQDCPLEDSGDTDHWLRSNWIYRGEEAARVHVELQFTVRDCKSFPRGVGPAGCKETFNLLYMESDQDVGIQLRRPLFQKVTTVAADQSFTIRDLASGAVKLNVERCSLGRLERRGLYLAFQNPGACVALVSVRVFYQRCPETVHGLAHFAGMLPGPGGLAEVVGTCVPHAQAGPLGVPRLHCSPDGEWLVPVGQCYCEPGFEEGPSGAGCVACPQDSYRADTDTPSCIACPQHSSAALEGATVCTCDSGHYRASGEGPQVACTRPPSAPRDLSFSVSGTQLSLHWEPPADTGGRQDVMYSVGCSRCPGTGPDEGPCQPCGSGVRFSPGASGLPQPAVHIDGLEPYANYTFEVGAQNGVSGLGHSGPASATLSVNMGHAEPLAGLSLQLVKKAPRQLELAWSGAQPRSPGGNLTYELHVLNQDEERHQTVLEPRVLLTELQPDTTYIVRVRMVTSQGPGPFSPDHEFRTSPPASRGLTGGEIMAIVFGLLLCTALLLGTLIFRSRRGQQRRQQRQREHVTGVDREDKLWLKPYVDLQAYEDPAQVALDFTQELDPTGLVVDTVIGEGEFGEVYRGSLRLPSQDCRTVAIKTLKDTSPDGQWWNFLREATIMGQFKHPHVLRLEGVVTKRKPIMIITEFMDNGALDAFLREREDQLTPGQLTDMLRGIASGMSYLSDHNYVHRDLAARNILVSQNLCCKVSDFGLARLLDNFDGTYETQGGKIPIRWTAPEAIAHRTFTTASDVWSFGIVMWEVLSFGDKPYGDMSNQEVMKSIEDGYRLPPPVDCPAPLYELMKSCWAYDRGRRPPFHQLHAHLEQLLANPHSLRTIANFDPRVTLRLPSLSGSDGIPYRSVAEWLESIRMKRYILHFRSAGLDTMECVLELTAEDLTQMGITLPGHQKRILCSIQGFKD
- the EPHA1 gene encoding ephrin type-A receptor 1 isoform X2, which gives rise to MPRPGPRASCAGTPCPMAPGPVTLMDTSTAQGELGWLLDPPEDGWSEVQQMLKGTPLYMYQDCPLEDSGDTDHWLRSNWIYRGEEAARVHVELQFTVRDCKSFPRGVGPAGCKETFNLLYMESDQDVGIQLRRPLFQKVTTVAADQSFTIRDLASGAVKLNVERCSLGRLERRGLYLAFQNPGACVALVSVRVFYQRCPETVHGLAHFAGMLPGPGGLAEVVGTCVPHAQAGPLGVPRLHCSPDGEWLVPVGQCYCEPGFEEGPSGAGCVACPQDSYRADTDTPSCIACPQHSSAALEGATVCTCDSGHYRASGEGPQVACTRPPSAPRDLSFSVSGTQLSLHWEPPADTGGRQDVMYSVGCSRCPGTGPDEGPCQPCGSGVRFSPGASGLPQPAVHIDGLEPYANYTFEVGAQNGVSGLGHSGPASATLSVNMGHAEPLAGLSLQLVKKAPRQLELAWSGAQPRSPGGNLTYELHVLNQDEERHQTVLEPRVLLTELQPDTTYIVRVRMVTSQGPGPFSPDHEFRTSPPASRGLTGGEIMAIVFGLLLCTALLLGTLIFRSRRGQQRRQQRQREHVTGVDREDKLWLKPYVDLQAYEDPAQVALDFTQELDPTGLVVDTVIGEGEFGEVYRGSLRLPSQDCRTVAIKTLKDTSPDGQWWNFLREATIMGQFKHPHVLRLEGVVTKRKPIMIITEFMDNGALDAFLREREDQLTPGQLTDMLRGIASGMSYLSDHNYVHRDLAARNILVSQNLCCKVSDFGLARLLDNFDGTYETQGGKIPIRWTAPEAIAHRTFTTASDVWSFGIVMWEVLSFGDKPYGDMSNQEVMKSIEDGYRLPPPVDCPAPLYELMKSCWAYDRGRRPPFHQLHAHLEQLLANPHSLRTIANFDPRVTLRLPSLSGSDGIPYRSVAEWLESIRMKRYILHFRSAGLDTMECVLELTAEDLTQMGITLPGHQKRILCSIQGFKD